CCAAGCGATATGAGGATACCGGCTGGTTGATTGAAGCAGCAGCTAAGGTGGCAACAAGGCCAGAGCTGTTTTTCTATAAAAATATTTTAGTATTGCTTGAAAACATGGTTAATTATCATTTTGACCATCAAGATAAGTATTTGGAAAAGTGTGAATGGGCAATTAAAAACTTTACCTTAATAGGGATGCCTGAGTATGGCAATGAAGTGGATTCTTTTTTCCGCCAATACTGCGATTAGGAGCGCTGGCTAATATAAAAATCTATTGGCTTGCTAGCAAATAAAAAAACTGGTGCTATGATAGGTTTATATATGAAAACCATTGGTTATAAAGGAGTGATTCTTAATGAAAGTTGGTTTTATTGGAACCGGGGTAATGGGAAATGCGATTTGCCTCAATTTATTGCAAGCTGGTCATGAGCTCTGGGTTTACAACCGAACAAAAAGTAAAACGGATAACTTGGTTGCTAAGGGTGCGACTTGGTGTGAAAGCCCAAAAGCGGTAGTTGAACAAGCCGAAGTGATCTTTTCAATCGTTGGTTTTCCTAAAGATGTCGAGCAAGTTTACTTTGGCGAAAATGGGATTTTGACAGCAACCGTTAAGGATAAGTATTTGATTGACATGACCACATCAAAACCGGCACTTGCTCAGCGCATTTTTACTGAAGGTGAAAAGCTTGGCGCTAAAGTTTTAGATGCACCTGTATCTGGTGGTGATTTGGGTGCTAAAAATGGTACGCTGACGATTATGGTCGGTGGTGATAAGGCAGCCTACGATGATTTGGTAGATCTTTTTAAAGACTTTGGCAAGTCAGTTCATTATTTTGGCCCAGCTGGTTCAGGACAAAATACAAAGATGGCTAATCAAATTATGATTGCAGGTACAATGACTGGAATGACAGAGATGCTGGTTTATGCCAAGAAGGCTGGACTTGATCTTAATGCCGTGCTAGAAACTGTGGGTGCTGGTAGTGCGGCAAACTGGAGCTTAAGTAATTATGGTCCCCGAGTTTTAAAGGGTGATTACACTCCGGGCTTTTTTAGCAAGCACTTTTTAAAGGATCTCAGAATTGCGCTAGATACGGCTAAGGAAATGAAACTTGAATTGCCGGCAACCGAGAAAGCGGCTGAGCTTTACGCTAAACTGGTTGATGAAAAAGGACTAGGCGATTTAGGAACGCAGGGTTTAATTAAACTTTGGTGGAATTAGCTGCGTTAAAATTGCAAACTAAAAAACGACCGATACTAATGGGGGTTCTTATCAGTATTAGTCGTTTTTTTAATGCCTAAACTTATAGTTTGCTTTTAACTTCTGCTACACCGTCCAAAACGTTCGCGTAACGAGCCAAAATAAAAAGATAGTCAGATAATCGGTTAATGTATTTTAAGCAAGCAGGAGCCAATTTTTGCTCTTCAGCGTCCAATTTAACCATTGCTCGCTCAGCTCGTCTGGCAATTGTGCGAGCATAATGTAAGTGTGATGCTGTTAGTGATCCGCCGGGTAAAATAAAGTGGGTTGTTTTTGGAATTTGCTGGTTAAGCTCATCGATTTGTTTTTCAAGCGCGGTAACTTTAGCGCTAGTAATCTGCTCATGCCGTTTGACAACAATGTCACTTTCAAGTTCGTATAGATCACGTTGCAAATTTTGCACTGGCGCTAATAACTTTTGGCAATTAGCGGATAAACTTGCGGCTACAACGCCGAGATATGAATCAAGTTCATCAATGTCACCTACGGCAACAATTTGGAGGTCATATTTGGGCACCATTTTGCCCGTAACTTGTTTGGTAAAACCGTGATCGCCAACTTTGGTGTAAATTTTGATAGTCATGATAGCCTCTTTTGGTAATGATCAAGTGCGATGTTAAGGGGTTTGTATAAAATAGGATAAAAAACTAAATTACCAATGGCATGGTAAGTATCAAAGGTCAGGCTGCCGGCCCAATAAGCTAGGAAGGCCTGGAAACCGCCAAAAATGGACATCCCGAAATCAACAAAACAACCATATTCCCAGCCTAAAAACGTGACAAGTATCAGTTGCAAAATAAAGTGCTTTTTTAATGGCGTAAATTTTGCAAATAACGCCACGGTTAGAACACAGCCGCCATAGGCAAGAACCTGCGAAACGGTCCAAATGCCAAAGCCCAGATAGATGTTAGAAACGACCATCGTTAAAATGGCCAAAGCAAAACCAAAAGTAAAGCCCAAATTTAGCGTAACGATCATTAAAATTGCAGTAACTGGTTGAACATTAGGTACAGGAATAATTTTAAAAATTCTAAGCGCCACGCACATTGCGGTTAAGATCGCAAGTAGTGCTATTTTTTTGGTTGAGTTGTGCATAATTAATTAGTTCATCTTAGCTAGAGTGAATTTAACCTTGTCTTTATTACCCACTCTTTGCTCAGTTGCGCCCTTGTTAGCGAATTTGCCGTTAATGGTATATGTCCAGTAAACGTGTTTTGCCTTATTTTGACTCTTACCAGCAATCGAAGTAATGAAGCCGTTAGTACTCTTTACGTGCCATAGTTTTCTAAGTCCTTGCATAACCGTTGAATGCTTAGCTAATTTAACAGTCCGCTTTTTATAATTCTTGTTATTTACTTTAAGAGTGTAGGTAACGTGAATTTTGCTTGCTGCACTAACCGTAGTAGGTGTTTGCGTAGTTTCATAACCTGCAAAGGTAAAAGTGAAAATTGTTGCTAAACCGGTAATGACTGCTAATTTATTTTTTTTCATGATAAAAACTCCTCGTAATGTTTTTCTGATAACGTAATAATTTGTAATTTTGACTATTTAACTGGGCAAGCGCCGTTTTCACAATCTTCTTGATCAACAAGTTCTAAGTCTTTTTGATCGTCGTGTTGTTTGGCAAAGACACTGGCAACATCGCCTGAAATCTGGGCTTTGCGCTTTTCATAAGTTTCCTTATCAATTGGCTCTTTTGGTGCTTGTTCTAATGAACCACCATAATAAGGCAATAAAGAAGTTGACTTAATTACATGACGATATTGCTTAAACAGCGAATTAATCTTATCGCCTTCCTCTTTTTGGAAGGTAACGGTACAACTAACAGCATTGTCGGACCAGTATGTTTGTAAAAACGCTTGGGTGGCAAATTGCTCTTCGATTGAAACCGTTCCGGCAGAAGCAAAGTTTTCACTATCCGCATGGGCTGCCCGTAATGGAAATTCAACACAAGTAGTGTTTGGTGAATAAATATCGGGTTCAGAATAATAGCCGCAAGCTGCTAATGCTTTTAATAATGGATCGGAAGCTTGGAAACGAATTCGCTGAATTAAATAGCCAGCATAGTGGAAGTGCATTCCTTCAGATGCACCTGCAAGTTTGGCTACAGTTCCTGATGGCTTAACAGTAGTATGCTTAATTGATGGCTCGCAGTGCAGCGCCTTGCTATACTCATTGTCTGCATCAACAACGGCTTGATACGCAGAAGTAACCATTTTGATTCCTTTAGGATCGTAGATTGGCACCTTGATTTTTTCACCAGTTTCTTGATCAACCTCATCCTTAAAGCCGGTGACAACCCGGTGGCCTAGATCATTTAAGAGCCAATCTTGAATTCCTGACATGGAAACACCGATACGCCGATTTTTATAAATAATCTGGCGAGAAATCTCCCAGTCGTAGGCACTAAAGGTTACGCGCTTGGTGTAGCGTGCGGCAAGCTTGAAGACATCTTGAAGATTCCAGCCTTGTTTTTCAGCGATATAAGGAAAAACTTCGAATAGGTTGCATGGCTCGCCATTTCCAAGCGAGATCTCACCACACGGATTGGTTCCCTCGACTTCGCCATCAATGTCTTTTTGATAGCCATCAATTATACGGCCGTAATTGCGCGATAAATCAAGGTTAACAATTCCCGGCTCACCGTTTTCCCGAATACCATTGGCGATAGGTTCATAATCATTAAATTCAGCGTCGATTGCGACACTATTATTAGAAGCCCAGCGATGATGATAAAGCTTATCTTTATCCTGTTTCATTGTGATGAAGTCTTGGTCATCATTTGAACCAAGTGCCAATTCTGCTGATCTTCTGACATTGCCAGCAACAACGGTTTTACCGATTAAATTGCAGATATCGGTGCCATCAACTGAAGTTAGGTGACCGCCAAAGCGATCGTTAATAATTTGGTTAATTTCAAAAACCATTTCTACTAGTGGCATTGGTCCTGAAGCTGTTCCACCAAAACCATGAATCTTGGCGCCATAAGGCCGAATATCACTGATATCTAAAACTAGCTTTTGCTTGTTTTCAGGATTGGTTTGGTTAAAGTGCATATCAATTAGGCGTGCATTAGCTAAAACCCAGCCTTCGCGAGTATCGGGCAGCTTATAGTAAACATAATCGGTAGCGCCGCCGTTTTGCTCTTCCCAAGTTGCTTTGTCAGTTGCACCTAACTTAACTGAGTCTTGGTAAGAAGCACTCTTCTTATCAATTACAACAGTTAAATCAACTTTTTGATCAACTGGTGGAATTTTGGCAATATTTTCTTTTACGACAGAAAAACCAACACCGCCGCCTTTCATGAGCTGATCAAAAACAAAAGAAAAAGGCATTGAAACAGCTTGTTCATCCTTAGATAAGTACGAAGGAACAATATGACTGTCACCGTATTTTTGCGGTCGAATTGCGATAAACCAGCAATTGTTTAGTGAGTCACCGTTGCGCTTTTGGTACTCAGTTCCAGACACCCAGAGATTACGTCCAGATGGAGTGGCGGCAAGCCCATAAACTAGCCGGTACAATTCGCGGGCCTCATTGGTTAATTCGGTAATGACTTCTTCAGAAGGTGAGTCAGCAAGCCGTGGGTCAAGGTTAATGTTTCCTTCAACCACACGTTTGACGGTTTCGTCCCACTCTTCAGACCGGTTTTCTTGTGGAAGCCACCGGGCATAAGTCCGCTTGTAGGTGACCCAGCCTAATTCGCCCCAGTGAGGTGAAATATTTTGTTTCACTTGATCAATATAAGCCTGATCTAAGCTTATTGTTGTGTTTTTCATGTGTAAAATAGCTCCTAAAAACTAACAATTGTTTCACACATACATTATGTATGGCTACAGAAAGAACTATACCACAATATCTTGTATTTGATAGTCGATATGCTACACTAAAACACGAACAAAAAAACTCTAACTAAAGTGGGAGTAAGATTCGGCGGAAATAAAAAAATCATATAGGAATAACTGTACACAAAAAGCACGACAAGTATAAGATATTACTTATCGTGCTTAGCTAATCTTTAGTGGATTTTTATTTAAGAACCTAATAGTGCAAAGGCAATAAAAATTATAGCTCCTAGTATGATTAACGGAACTAACAGGTGAATGAAAAAAACAAATACAAAACCGCAAGCCAGCAAGAAAAATAGGATTTTGAGCGTTCCGATCCCTAACTTAACAAAAGCCCATATTAGAAAAATAATCAATAAAAGAGTAAGCATGTTTAATTATTCCTCCAAGTCATAGTTTTAGGGCATTATATGCGTCATTATTAAAATAAAGTAGTCTTTTGCCTAAATTTAAGAAAAAGATAATTTTCTCATTATAAATAAAATACTGGTATAATAATTTTCCATGTTAGTATGTGTTATTTCCTAGGAAATAACTAGAAAGGATGAAGTTACTTGTACTTCAAACAGATTATATTTGATGTTGATGATACATTGATTGATTTTGCCGATACGGAGAATTTTGCTCTTCATAGCCTTTTTAATGCACATCAATGGGAACTTACGGATGAAATCCAGCGGCAATATCATGCGTATAATCAGGGGCTTTGGCGTCAGCTAGAAAATGGCGCTCTTACTTATCAAGAATTAAGTGAAATGGTTTTTCATAATTTTCTGAAAGATACTTTTAATATTGAAGTTAATGGTCTTGCTGTCATGGATGAATATCGTTCTTATTTTTCTCGTGCGTATAAGCTTTTACCGGGTGTCGAGGACACTTTGCGTTTTGCTCAGAAACAAAATCTGGAATTAACAATTTTGACTAATGGCGAGACTTTTATGCAGAGACATCGCCTTGAACTGGCTGGAATTAAAGATTATTTTGATTTAATCGTTACTTCTGAAGAGGCTGGCTATTCTAAACCAGATAGTCGCATTTTTGATTATTTCTTTGCTCGGACCAAGTTTGGCCCAGAAGATACGGTCTTCTTTGGTGATGGACTGCAGTCTGATATCTTAGGCGCGGAGAATTATGGTTTTAGCAGTATTTGGTATAATCATCGTCATCGGAAAAATAACATGAATTTGCATCCGCTGTTTGAAGTAACAACTTATCCACAATTTGTAAAACTTCTTAAAAACAATTTCCAAAAGTAGTCGAAATCTGTTAATGTATTAATGATATCAATATTTAATTTGCTAAAATATAACGAATCGAGAGGTGAAAATAATGACTGTTGATATTCATTCTATGTCTGACACCTACCAATTAAATAACGGAGTTAAGATTCCAGCTATTGGATTAGGTACATGGCAAACGCCAGACGGCGATATTGCAAAAAATGCTGTCAAAGACGCTATTAATTTGGGCTATCGACTAATTGATACGGCCGCAGCTTATGGTAATGAAGTAAGTATTGGTAAAGGAATTAGAGAAAGCGGTGTTAACCGTTATGACTTATTTATTACGACTAAGCTGTGGAATGATATGCATGGCTACAAAAAGACCAATGAAGCAATTGATAAAAGCTTAGAAAAGTTAGATGTAGATTATATTGATCTGTATTTAATCCATTGGCCTAATCCTGTCGGTATTCGCGACCACTGGGCAGAATTAAATGCAGAAAGTTGGCGTGCAATGGAGGAAGCTCAGATTGCTGGGAAAATTCGTGCAATTGGTGTATCAAACTTTAGGCGAGAACACCTCGATGAAATACTAAAAACGGCATCCCTTCGTCCAGCGGTTAATCAAATTTATCTTAATCCAAGCGACATGCAAGAAGATGTAACTTCATATAATGAAGAATTGGGAATTCTTAATGAAGCTTATAGTCCTTTAGGACGAGGCGGCTTATTTAACAATGAGACTGTTGTCGAAGTTGCTAAGCATTATGATAAGACTCCTGCACAAGTTTTGTTGCGCTGGTCATTGCAGCATCAATTTGTACCGTTGCCTAAGTCTGTCCACCGTGACCGAATGAAAGAAAACGCCGCTATTTTCGATTTCGCAATTAGTGAAGAAGATATGCAAGCTTTAGATCATTTACATGGTGTAGCAGAAATGGCTACTGATCCAGATAACACTGATTTTTAATAAGATAAATTTTAAGGTGATAAATGATGAAAGTAGGATTTATTGGAACTGGCAAAATTGGTAAGGCAATTATTTTGGGCTTATTACAAGGTAAGACGGCCAGTCAAGATATTTATGTTTTTGACGGTGGTCACCGGTCAGCACAAAAGGTTGCAACTGAACTGAATTTGCACCTAGTAGATGACTATGCTGCTTTTAACGACTGCCAGGCAGTGATTGTGGCTGTCGGTGGCTCAGTTATAACATCAATTTTTCATGAACTTGGGCAAAAGTACCATGGTATCATTTTGTCAACTGGTGGTGGGGATCTTACTACAATCAACCAGGAATTACCGGATGATTCTTCTTTTGTCAAAATTGTTCCTAATACGCCAGTTCAAATTGGTGAGGGGATTACAGCGATGAGCTTTGTTCCCGGAGAAAAGAAGCAGGTAATTGACACTGTTAAAGCTCTGTTTGAGCAAATGGGCAGTGTTTATGTCGTTCCTGCGGATTTATTAGGAATTTATGGGACTGTTGCAGGTTGCACACCAGCATATGTTAATATGATGATTGAGGCTTTAAGCGACGCTGCTGTCCAAAATGGCGTTAAGCGGGCCGAATCTTACCAAATTGTGGAACAGATGCTGGTAGGCACTGCGAAACTTGCATTATCTAGCAAGAAATTGCCTGAGGAATTAAAGGATGAAGTAACTACTCCAGGTGGATCTACCATAAGAGGTGTAGTTAAATTGGAACAGGAAGGTTTCAGAAATGCCTTAATTCAGGCAGTTAATGCTTCAGCTAATTAAAAAATAAAAGTATTTGGAAAAAGACTGTTTGTAATTAAAACTACAACAATATTTATAAGCAAAAAACTGATAAATCAGCTAGATTTATCAGTTTTTTTATTTACTATTATGTATGTGTTGCTCTTAAAAATTATTTTTCAATTCGCGGAAAAGCTGAAGAAAATGTTTCTAAATCACGATTTACGATTAGTTCTTGCGGAAAATCAATTTCTTCTAGCATTTTTAGCGCCTCAGTAAAGTTACCAATATTACTGGCAAAATGTGCATCAGAACTAACGGTAACTCTTACGCCGTATTTTTTACATAAAAGAGCAATGTCTCGGCAGTTTTTACGTGCATTTTTTCTATA
This genomic window from Lactobacillus panisapium contains:
- a CDS encoding aldo/keto reductase; the encoded protein is MTVDIHSMSDTYQLNNGVKIPAIGLGTWQTPDGDIAKNAVKDAINLGYRLIDTAAAYGNEVSIGKGIRESGVNRYDLFITTKLWNDMHGYKKTNEAIDKSLEKLDVDYIDLYLIHWPNPVGIRDHWAELNAESWRAMEEAQIAGKIRAIGVSNFRREHLDEILKTASLRPAVNQIYLNPSDMQEDVTSYNEELGILNEAYSPLGRGGLFNNETVVEVAKHYDKTPAQVLLRWSLQHQFVPLPKSVHRDRMKENAAIFDFAISEEDMQALDHLHGVAEMATDPDNTDF
- the proC gene encoding pyrroline-5-carboxylate reductase, which gives rise to MMKVGFIGTGKIGKAIILGLLQGKTASQDIYVFDGGHRSAQKVATELNLHLVDDYAAFNDCQAVIVAVGGSVITSIFHELGQKYHGIILSTGGGDLTTINQELPDDSSFVKIVPNTPVQIGEGITAMSFVPGEKKQVIDTVKALFEQMGSVYVVPADLLGIYGTVAGCTPAYVNMMIEALSDAAVQNGVKRAESYQIVEQMLVGTAKLALSSKKLPEELKDEVTTPGGSTIRGVVKLEQEGFRNALIQAVNASAN
- a CDS encoding cob(I)yrinic acid a,c-diamide adenosyltransferase, which encodes MTIKIYTKVGDHGFTKQVTGKMVPKYDLQIVAVGDIDELDSYLGVVAASLSANCQKLLAPVQNLQRDLYELESDIVVKRHEQITSAKVTALEKQIDELNQQIPKTTHFILPGGSLTASHLHYARTIARRAERAMVKLDAEEQKLAPACLKYINRLSDYLFILARYANVLDGVAEVKSKL
- a CDS encoding YjjG family noncanonical pyrimidine nucleotidase, yielding MYFKQIIFDVDDTLIDFADTENFALHSLFNAHQWELTDEIQRQYHAYNQGLWRQLENGALTYQELSEMVFHNFLKDTFNIEVNGLAVMDEYRSYFSRAYKLLPGVEDTLRFAQKQNLELTILTNGETFMQRHRLELAGIKDYFDLIVTSEEAGYSKPDSRIFDYFFARTKFGPEDTVFFGDGLQSDILGAENYGFSSIWYNHRHRKNNMNLHPLFEVTTYPQFVKLLKNNFQK
- a CDS encoding ECF transporter S component, with amino-acid sequence MHNSTKKIALLAILTAMCVALRIFKIIPVPNVQPVTAILMIVTLNLGFTFGFALAILTMVVSNIYLGFGIWTVSQVLAYGGCVLTVALFAKFTPLKKHFILQLILVTFLGWEYGCFVDFGMSIFGGFQAFLAYWAGSLTFDTYHAIGNLVFYPILYKPLNIALDHYQKRLS
- a CDS encoding DUF4430 domain-containing protein; the protein is MKKNKLAVITGLATIFTFTFAGYETTQTPTTVSAASKIHVTYTLKVNNKNYKKRTVKLAKHSTVMQGLRKLWHVKSTNGFITSIAGKSQNKAKHVYWTYTINGKFANKGATEQRVGNKDKVKFTLAKMN
- a CDS encoding NAD(P)-dependent oxidoreductase; the encoded protein is MKVGFIGTGVMGNAICLNLLQAGHELWVYNRTKSKTDNLVAKGATWCESPKAVVEQAEVIFSIVGFPKDVEQVYFGENGILTATVKDKYLIDMTTSKPALAQRIFTEGEKLGAKVLDAPVSGGDLGAKNGTLTIMVGGDKAAYDDLVDLFKDFGKSVHYFGPAGSGQNTKMANQIMIAGTMTGMTEMLVYAKKAGLDLNAVLETVGAGSAANWSLSNYGPRVLKGDYTPGFFSKHFLKDLRIALDTAKEMKLELPATEKAAELYAKLVDEKGLGDLGTQGLIKLWWN
- the nrdJ gene encoding ribonucleoside-triphosphate reductase, adenosylcobalamin-dependent; protein product: MKNTTISLDQAYIDQVKQNISPHWGELGWVTYKRTYARWLPQENRSEEWDETVKRVVEGNINLDPRLADSPSEEVITELTNEARELYRLVYGLAATPSGRNLWVSGTEYQKRNGDSLNNCWFIAIRPQKYGDSHIVPSYLSKDEQAVSMPFSFVFDQLMKGGGVGFSVVKENIAKIPPVDQKVDLTVVIDKKSASYQDSVKLGATDKATWEEQNGGATDYVYYKLPDTREGWVLANARLIDMHFNQTNPENKQKLVLDISDIRPYGAKIHGFGGTASGPMPLVEMVFEINQIINDRFGGHLTSVDGTDICNLIGKTVVAGNVRRSAELALGSNDDQDFITMKQDKDKLYHHRWASNNSVAIDAEFNDYEPIANGIRENGEPGIVNLDLSRNYGRIIDGYQKDIDGEVEGTNPCGEISLGNGEPCNLFEVFPYIAEKQGWNLQDVFKLAARYTKRVTFSAYDWEISRQIIYKNRRIGVSMSGIQDWLLNDLGHRVVTGFKDEVDQETGEKIKVPIYDPKGIKMVTSAYQAVVDADNEYSKALHCEPSIKHTTVKPSGTVAKLAGASEGMHFHYAGYLIQRIRFQASDPLLKALAACGYYSEPDIYSPNTTCVEFPLRAAHADSENFASAGTVSIEEQFATQAFLQTYWSDNAVSCTVTFQKEEGDKINSLFKQYRHVIKSTSLLPYYGGSLEQAPKEPIDKETYEKRKAQISGDVASVFAKQHDDQKDLELVDQEDCENGACPVK